The Ooceraea biroi isolate clonal line C1 chromosome 1, Obir_v5.4, whole genome shotgun sequence genome has a window encoding:
- the LOC105277818 gene encoding uncharacterized protein LOC105277818: protein MIFVLFHVLYSLSKYVYKRYHANPLAILHDAAQEAKFHKESCEMRNEVSCDEDAVLPKTQLKFSPPAYIQRYNAVLNVLIDPKYEGKLRKVVDFGCSELGFLTFLKHLAGVEEILCVDIDEEMLERNNVKAKPYTMDYVHRRKSPLTIEICCGSVTQNDLRLQNMDAVICIELVEHMYLSELIDFPHNIFGYIMPKVAIITTPNADFNVLFPNFSGYRHPDHKFEWTREQFQDWAQNIVTRYPAYSVTFHGICNGPEGTEEVGSCTQMAVFHLESQVECIQPVMSDLYKTVARFEYPVFFDSRTDEQKILDEALYYINFLAYHGTEMLEEVPLNKVLSFIKEVPITIDALKSLLVEHRMVIKDGEDGPVVLPFENSTMESESDHSDDPLECSVVADFSDDADNLIAWNDFGSHSSINEPPIADEESLLLQVPYTDWNEESIVIPENRSVTLENTYLFDGEVYPGDEAHVSERPISNGGDTNCLTVNDTAGVTIEELSGNSIPLTLDNNELNGKTQIIQSDALTIMVSAAPSSSSAPNNTTKRLVDIVTIEPPLSQEDELNLRSMQRASTLNCQPHLSVSRSSTSPEPLYLSFELNNSLQNYSTHQNESYQSAVLNNTFCQSEMNEATGNVDYCGAEEDCLRRSKRNFLENGSNVEVNSDCNVERGNITAMEEQVCEDVNVADKLSANIYSSSFQNQPKFTSSPRKMPSTLEQRYIENEDLVPADSNLLSSITETIKKTNEMNIGNSSIANTQISNSVVGTISTTSSSSNDKDTDAKRNTDCSADNKTQQESCSENKEFSASTFTENGDNRKSAAESGSIINHETDVQNVDTYVLSSGDKTMKPEEGNVSALSKLDDINAKAYLDNVLASDSRTNISKRCLSPPKEFLSSKLRRNGKCSSECAKEASVLDDKFVPSSSSEDRSSVQFASMSRNEENVMKEPGNRDVNMSSITRLIDSVETKASSPLETSPNSWSPEIMDSGYPNTASAQDITPEYDLSSIAQDHIPDSESPSVAEAPRFGILEPVEVENGDLANNNRDDEGNNMMAVDADDNEDLQPFIDVLENDLENENDIYVMQNGFPMWLLRILEMANPLDFDVQGQQNRRDEDDAHYVGRDEGFDSSSSENESDVVYNEMENDNEHEE, encoded by the exons ATGATTTTCGTGCTGTTCCATGTGCTGTATTCGCTCAGCAAGTACGTGTACAAGAGGTATCATGCAAATCCGTTGGCGATATTGCACGACGCCGCGCAAGAGGCGAAATTTCACAAAGAGTCCTGCGAGATGCGCAATGAGGTCTCGTGCGACGAGGATGCCGTGTTGCCGAAAACCCAACTGAAATTCTCGCCGCCGGCGTACATACAGAGATACAATGCTGTGCTGAACGTGCTTATCGATCCCAAGTACGAGGGGAAACTGCGAAAG GTTGTCGATTTTGGGTGTTCCGAGTTGGGCTTCCTAACTTTCTTGAAGCATTTAGCTGGTGTAGAAGAGATACTCTGTGTTGATATCGATGAGGAAATGCTGGAAAGGAACAACGTCAAAGCAAAACCATACACTATGGATTATGTACACCGGCGAAAGAGCCCGCTTACAATTGAAATATGCTGCGGTAGCGTGACTCAAAATGACCTGAGGTTGCAGAATATGGATGCTGTAATTTGTATTGAATT GGTCGAGCACATGTACCTGAGCGAATTGATAGACTTTCCTCATAATATATTTGGATACATCATGCCAAAAGTAGCAATAATAACAACACCAAATGCGGATTTCAACGTGCTGTTTCCAAATTTCTCAGGTTACAGGCATCCAGATCACAAGTTTGAGTGGACGAGGGAACAGTTTCAAGACTG GGCACAGAACATTGTGACGAGATATCCAGCTTACAGTGTAACGTTTCATGGAATCTGTAACGGACCTGAGGGTACTGAAGAAGTCGGTTCATGCACACAAATGGCGGTGTTTCATCTTGAATCACAAGTAGAGTGCATTCAACCAGTGATGAGTGACTTGTATAAGACAGTGGCCAGATTTGAGTACCCTGTATTCTTCGATTCTCGTACGGACGAGCAAAAGATACTGGACGAAGCactatattacattaatttcttGGCCTATCATGGCACGGAAATGCTAGAGGAAGTACCTCTCAACAAAGTATTGTCTTTCATAAAGGAGGTCCCCATTACGATAGACGCATTAAAGTCGCTTTTAGTGGAGCACAGAATGGTCATCAAAGATGGAGAAGACGGACCAGTGGTCCTACCCTTCGAGAACTCTACAATGGAATCTGAATCCGATCATAGCGATGATCCCTTGGAGTGCAGCGTGGTGGCAGATTTCTCAGACGATGCCGACAACCTGATCGCGTGGAACGATTTTGGTTCTCATTCGTCCATAAACGAACCACCGATAGCAGATGAAGAATCTTTACTTCTACAAGTTCCATACACCGATTGGAATGAAGAAAGCATCGTGATACCCGAAAATCGCTCTGTCACTCTGGAAAATACGTATCTGTTTGATGGGGAAGTTTATCCAGGAGATGAAGCTCACGTTTCCGAAAGGCCAATCAGCAATGGTGGTGATACGAACTGTTTGACAGTTAACGATACTGCAGGAGTTACAATAGAAGAGTTGTCAGGTAACTCAATTCCTCTCACTTTAGACAACAATGAATTAAATGGGAAAACTCAAATCATTCAGTCTGATGCGTTAACAATAATGGTCTCGGCAGCACCCAGCAGTAGTTCAGCACCAAATAATACAACGAAAAGATTAGTTGATATTGTCACGATAGAACCACCTCTGTCACAGGAagatgaattaaatttaagaagCATGCAGAGAGCTTCGACGTTAAATTGTCAACCGCATCTATCTGTCTCGCGCTCGTCAACGTCACCCGAACCACTTTACCTCAGTTTTGAGTTGAACAACTCTTTGCAAAATTACAGCACACATCAAAACGAATCGTATCAAAGCGCAGTTCTGAACAATACTTTTTGCCAATCAGAAATGAATGAAGCAACTGGGAATGTAGACTACTGTGGTGCTGAAGAAGATTGCTTGCGAAGaagcaaaagaaatttcttggAAAACGGCTCTAATGTGGAGGTAAACAGCGATTGTAACGTCGAGAGAGGTAATATTACTGCAATGGAAGAACAAGTCTGCGAGGATGTTAACGTGGCAGACAAACTGTCAGCAAACATTTATAGTAGTAGTTTTCAAAATCAACCAAAGTTTACAAGTTCACCTAGAAAGATGCCTAGTACCCTCGAGCAGAGGTATATCGAAAACGAAGATCTTGTGCCTGCGGATAGTAACTTGTTGTCAAGCATAACAGAAACAATCAAGAAAACCAATGAAATGAATATTGGTAATAGCTCAATAGCAAATACTCAGATATCTAATAGTGTTGTAGGAACAATAAGCACAACTTCATCAAGCAGTAATGATAAAGACACAGACGCAAAACGCAATACAGATTGTTCCGCTGATAATAAGACGCAGCAAGAATCATGTTCAGAGAATAAAGAATTCAGCGCCTCTACTTTCACCGAAAATGGAGATAATAGAAAGTCTGCAGCGGAGAGCGGTAGTATAATCAATCATGAGACTGATGTACAAAATGTAGATACGTACGTTTTATCGTCGGGTGACAAAACCATGAAGCCTGAGGAGGGAAACGTTTCAGCATTGTCGAAACTGGACGATATTAACGCAAAAGCATATCTAGACAACGTGCTGGCTAGTGATTCACGGACAAATATTAGCAAAAGATGTTTAAGTCCGCCTAAAGAATTTTTAAGTTCGAAATTACGAAGAAATGGTAAATGTTCTTCTGAATGTGCCAAAGAAGCTAGTGTTCTAGACGATAAGTTTGTACCTTCTAGTAGCAGTGAGGATAGAAGTAGCGTTCAGTTTGCATCAATGTcgagaaacgaagaaaacgTTATGAAGGAGCCCGGAAATAGAGATGTAAATATGTCGAGTATCACCAGATTAATAGATAGTGTCGAAACTAAAGCGTCCTCTCCGCTCGAGACTTCTCCGAACAGTTGGTCTCCCGAGATTATGGATTCCGGTTATCCGAATACCGCTTCCGCGCAGGACATAACACCGGAATATGACTTATCCAGCATAGCTCAGGATCATATACCGGACTCCGAGTCGCCGAGCGTTGCGGAAGCGCCAAGGTTCGGTATTTTAGAACCGGTCGAAGTGGAGAACGGTGATTTGGCGAACAACAACAGGGACGACGAAGGTAATAACATGATGGCTGTGGACGCTGATGACAATGAGGACTTGCAGCCATTTATTGACGTGCTGGAAAACGATCTTGAAAATGAAAACGACATTTACGTGATGCAAAACGGTTTTCCTATGTGGTTACTCAGAATATTGGAAATGGCCAATCCGCTTGACTTTGATGTGCAAGGTCAGCAAAATCGGAGAGACGAAG ATGATGCTCATTACGTCGGCCGTGATGAAGGTTTTGATAGCAGTTCTTCAGAGAATGAAAGCGATGTAGTTTataatgaaatggaaaacgatAATGAACatgaagaatag
- the LOC105277816 gene encoding rab GTPase-activating protein 1-like isoform X2, producing MEDSMSVKSMESVATSDEYEFVNEKGTSKQQQAILEPPMLKIANNGNLEDLQNNLREILTEDSKMEGGEFKATGASQQNQEKMKKVGHSKFYDVSTCVVASEKQDIMKPEDYLEEELNALLHVQQECTIFNGVTYLGAAAINAPKSECEIQRNMNILNAEQSLNLGIKISVSVPSSSQGSVVLYDAGTQQAIARYEVQRILFYARGESTGSCAACFAFTWSHGDTLESAIYQCHVFRCDIPEAVGQVSACFSKAFHRIPRSMTSSLTGSDFSGFNAGSEKINSRVFIFEVTMEIKEEDGKGGFSTVPKDRNCFKLRSNVAKQVCLSIQQVSSKEGGITLEVERCFGVLVSPGRNVKHSDMRLLEMQVNTGPIMQDKQCYNICGRWDPADPALETLNIETPREGKIFMTVAVDLVIRDIREPVRFVIETSVKVYPQNERFWYFNKRNLVQQFYLNSKEVISGDGAEVHYEVQSIETSGELDRNRLNLALNLASLIRSPSLTSIDTLTPKEEIDSDGDEPMLSGTGEVSKDCSADELASWAEVLDSWQVNEQRPKLLIKLTKQGIPEALRGEVWQRLSNCDNSQEMMDKYRMLITKESSCESVILRDINRTFPAHDFFKETGGLGQDSLYRISKAYAVHDEEVGYCQGLSFLVASLLLHMPEEQAFCVLVKLMYDYGLRDLYKDRFDNLYMRFYQLNRLIEDQLPELYKHFCDRGVETHMFAAQWFLTLFTARFPLYLVFHILDVFLLQGLDTLFQVALALLMLCKKELLQLDFESILKYFRVHLPKRCRNEEVARYVMKLACSVTLKKLKKYEAEFMTLKEAQENADEYSNEVEQLRGTVARNEEEKQRLEAELLQIKEMLQREVARADAESRRSNVIIAEYKQICQRLEDDYNAAKTTLSELRAKVSKCEKCRTCIMDSSNILADIAHPLENRIDPMLHRVQERVRELELELAQTKLAHVEAECRNQDLTHQLHATASELQAARNSWPWLSKTLSSIKEAANKREVMTPTALRDLRRDSAPGGDLHHLIHSRSRETRDSLKEVV from the exons CGGAGAAGCAGGATATCATGAAGCCTGAAGATTACCTCGAGGAAG AATTAAATGCGTTGTTGCACGTCCAACAAGAATGCACTATTTTCAATGGTGTCACTTACCTGGGAGCAGCCGCAATAAACGCACCAAAATCAGAATGCGAAATACAGCGGAACATGAATATACTGAACGCAGAGCAATCTCTGAATTTaggaataaagatttctgTCTCAGTGCCGAGCAGTTCGCAGGGTTCGGTGGT TTTGTACGATGCTGGAACGCAGCAAGCCATCGCGCGTTACGAGGTGCAACGCATTCTGTTTTACGCACGAGGCGAGAGTACCGGTTCCTGTGCGGCGTGTTTCGCTTTCACGTGGTCACACGGTGACACGTTAGAGTCTGCCATTTATCAGTGTCATGTTTTCCGCTGTGACATACCGGAGGCG gtCGGACAAGTGTCAGCCTGCTTCTCGAAAGCATTTCACAGAATACCGCGTTCAATGACGAGTTCCCTGACGGGCAGTGATTTCAGTGGTTTTAACGCTGGTagcgaaaaaattaattccagaGTGTTTATTTTTGAAGTTACTATGGAAATAAAAGAGGAAGACGGAAAAGGTGGTTTCAGCACAGTCCCTAAGGATAGAAATTGTTTTAAGTTACGAAGTAACGTGGCGAAACAAGTCTGCTTGAGCATTCAGCAAGTATCCAGTAAAGAGGGTGGCATTACGCTCGAAGTCGAGAGATGCTTTGGAGTACTTGTTAGCCCTGGGCGAAATGTTAAACACAGCGATATGCGACTACTTGAGATG CAAGTTAATACTGGACCAATAATGCAAGACAAACAGTGCTATAACATCTGTGGACGTTGGGATCCCGCGGATCCCGCTTTGGAAACTCTTAATATAGAAACTCCCAGAGAGGGTAAAATTTTCATGACAGTTGCCGTTGATCTCGTTATCCGAGACATCCGAGAACCCGTGAGATTTGTCATAGAAACGTCGGTTAAGGTATATCCACAAAACGAGAGATTTTGGtattttaacaaaagaaatctTGTGCAACAGTTTTATCTCAATTCTAAAGAG GTAATTTCTGGGGATGGTGCCGAGGTACATTATGAAGTACAAAGTATAGAAACATCTGGTGAATTAGATAGAAACAGATTAAATCTGGCTTTGAATCTGGCGTCCTTAATTAGATCACCTTCCTTAACTAGTATCGACACGCTCACGCCTAAAGAAGAAATCGATTCAG ACGGAGACGAGCCCATGTTAAGTGGTACAGGCGAGGTTTCTAAGGACTGTTCAGCAGACGAGTTGGCCAGCTGGGCTGAAGTTTTAGATAGCTGGCAGGTGAACGAACAACGTCCGAAACTTCTTATAAAACTCACGAAACAAGGGATTCCCGAGGCCTTGCGCGGTGAAGTTTGGCAACGTTTAAGTAACTGTGACAACTCGCAAGAGATGATGGATAAATATAGGATGTTGATTACAAAA GAAAGCAGTTGCGAGAGTGTGATTTTAAGGGACATCAACAGAACGTTTCCAGCCCACGATTTCTTTAAAGAAACAGGTGGCTTAGGGCAGGATTCTTTATACAGAATAAGTAAAGCGTATGCCGTTCATGACGAAGAGGTCGGATATTGCCAGGGCCTTAGTTTCTTAGTTGCTAGTCTGTTGCTGCAC aTGCCGGAAGAACAAGCGTTTTGCGTTCTGGTCAAACTAATGTACGATTACGGTCTTCGAGATTTATACAAGGATAGATTTGACAACCTTTACATGCGATTTTATCAGTTGAATCGCTTGATAGAA GATCAATTGCCAGAACTCTATAAGCATTTCTGTGATCGCGGCGTAGAGACGCACATGTTCGCCGCACAATGGTTTCTAACTCTATTTACCGCTAGATTTCCATTATATCTGGTCTTTCATATTTTGGACGTATTTCTCTTACAAGGACTCGACACATTATTCCAGGTTGCTCTCGCTTTGTTAATG TTGTGTAAAAAGGAACTATTACAGTTGGACTTCGAAAGTATATTGAAATACTTCCGAGTACACTTACCGAAACGTTGCCGAAACGAAGAGGTGGCACGCTATGTTATGAAGTTAGCTTGTTCAGTGACGTTAAAGAAGTTGAAGAAATACGAGGCAGAATTTATGACACTGAAAG AGGCGCAAGAAAATGCTGATGAATACAGTAACGAGGTGGAGCAGTTACGCGGTACAGTGGCTAGAAATGAGGAAGAGAAACAAAGATTGGAGGCAGAGCTATTGCAAATCAAAGAGATGTTACAACGCGAGGTAGCTCGGGCAGATGCTGAAAGCCGTAGAAGCAATGTCATCATAGCCGAATACAAGCAG ATCTGCCAGCGTTTGGAGGACGACTACAACGCTGCAAAGACAACGTTGAGCGAATTACGA GCGAAGGTATCAAAGTGCGAAAAATGTAGAACATGTATAATGGATTCGTCCAATATACTAGCAGACATCGCGCATCCTTTAGAAAATCGGATAGACCCCATGCTGCACAGAGTGCAGGAAAGAGTGCGCGAGCTGGAGTTGGAATTGGCACAGACCAAGTTGGCACACGTCGAAGCTGAATGCCGGAATCAG GATTTGACGCATCAATTACACGCGACTGCTTCCGAGCTGCAAGCCGCACGGAACAGTTGGCCATGGCTCAGTAAAACCTTGTCCAGCATAAAGGAAGCAGCTAACAAGAGGGAAGTTATGACTCCAACTGCGCTGAGAGATCTAAGACGCGACAGCGCACCTGGAGGCGATTTACACCACTTGATACATTCGCGAAGCCGCGAAACGCGCGACAGTCTCAAGGAAGTTGTGTGA
- the LOC105277816 gene encoding rab GTPase-activating protein 1-like isoform X1 has protein sequence MEDSMSVKSMESVATSDEYEFVNEKGTSKQQQAILEPPMLKIANNGNLEDLQNNLREILTEDSKMEGGEFKATGASQQNQEKMKKVGHSKFYDVSTCVVASEKQDIMKPEDYLEEELNALLHVQQECTIFNGVTYLGAAAINAPKSECEIQRNMNILNAEQSLNLGIKISVSVPSSSQGSVVLYDAGTQQAIARYEVQRILFYARGESTGSCAACFAFTWSHGDTLESAIYQCHVFRCDIPEAVGQVSACFSKAFHRIPRSMTSSLTGSDFSGFNAGSEKINSRVFIFEVTMEIKEEDGKGGFSTVPKDRNCFKLRSNVAKQVCLSIQQVSSKEGGITLEVERCFGVLVSPGRNVKHSDMRLLEMVNRDTHQQVNFMSIISSDVRNITTILQQVNTGPIMQDKQCYNICGRWDPADPALETLNIETPREGKIFMTVAVDLVIRDIREPVRFVIETSVKVYPQNERFWYFNKRNLVQQFYLNSKEVISGDGAEVHYEVQSIETSGELDRNRLNLALNLASLIRSPSLTSIDTLTPKEEIDSDGDEPMLSGTGEVSKDCSADELASWAEVLDSWQVNEQRPKLLIKLTKQGIPEALRGEVWQRLSNCDNSQEMMDKYRMLITKESSCESVILRDINRTFPAHDFFKETGGLGQDSLYRISKAYAVHDEEVGYCQGLSFLVASLLLHMPEEQAFCVLVKLMYDYGLRDLYKDRFDNLYMRFYQLNRLIEDQLPELYKHFCDRGVETHMFAAQWFLTLFTARFPLYLVFHILDVFLLQGLDTLFQVALALLMLCKKELLQLDFESILKYFRVHLPKRCRNEEVARYVMKLACSVTLKKLKKYEAEFMTLKEAQENADEYSNEVEQLRGTVARNEEEKQRLEAELLQIKEMLQREVARADAESRRSNVIIAEYKQICQRLEDDYNAAKTTLSELRAKVSKCEKCRTCIMDSSNILADIAHPLENRIDPMLHRVQERVRELELELAQTKLAHVEAECRNQDLTHQLHATASELQAARNSWPWLSKTLSSIKEAANKREVMTPTALRDLRRDSAPGGDLHHLIHSRSRETRDSLKEVV, from the exons CGGAGAAGCAGGATATCATGAAGCCTGAAGATTACCTCGAGGAAG AATTAAATGCGTTGTTGCACGTCCAACAAGAATGCACTATTTTCAATGGTGTCACTTACCTGGGAGCAGCCGCAATAAACGCACCAAAATCAGAATGCGAAATACAGCGGAACATGAATATACTGAACGCAGAGCAATCTCTGAATTTaggaataaagatttctgTCTCAGTGCCGAGCAGTTCGCAGGGTTCGGTGGT TTTGTACGATGCTGGAACGCAGCAAGCCATCGCGCGTTACGAGGTGCAACGCATTCTGTTTTACGCACGAGGCGAGAGTACCGGTTCCTGTGCGGCGTGTTTCGCTTTCACGTGGTCACACGGTGACACGTTAGAGTCTGCCATTTATCAGTGTCATGTTTTCCGCTGTGACATACCGGAGGCG gtCGGACAAGTGTCAGCCTGCTTCTCGAAAGCATTTCACAGAATACCGCGTTCAATGACGAGTTCCCTGACGGGCAGTGATTTCAGTGGTTTTAACGCTGGTagcgaaaaaattaattccagaGTGTTTATTTTTGAAGTTACTATGGAAATAAAAGAGGAAGACGGAAAAGGTGGTTTCAGCACAGTCCCTAAGGATAGAAATTGTTTTAAGTTACGAAGTAACGTGGCGAAACAAGTCTGCTTGAGCATTCAGCAAGTATCCAGTAAAGAGGGTGGCATTACGCTCGAAGTCGAGAGATGCTTTGGAGTACTTGTTAGCCCTGGGCGAAATGTTAAACACAGCGATATGCGACTACTTGAGATGGTAAACAGAGACACACACCAGCAAGTTAACTTTATGTCTATAATCAGCTCAGATGTTCGCAATATTACAACGATTTTGCAGCAAGTTAATACTGGACCAATAATGCAAGACAAACAGTGCTATAACATCTGTGGACGTTGGGATCCCGCGGATCCCGCTTTGGAAACTCTTAATATAGAAACTCCCAGAGAGGGTAAAATTTTCATGACAGTTGCCGTTGATCTCGTTATCCGAGACATCCGAGAACCCGTGAGATTTGTCATAGAAACGTCGGTTAAGGTATATCCACAAAACGAGAGATTTTGGtattttaacaaaagaaatctTGTGCAACAGTTTTATCTCAATTCTAAAGAG GTAATTTCTGGGGATGGTGCCGAGGTACATTATGAAGTACAAAGTATAGAAACATCTGGTGAATTAGATAGAAACAGATTAAATCTGGCTTTGAATCTGGCGTCCTTAATTAGATCACCTTCCTTAACTAGTATCGACACGCTCACGCCTAAAGAAGAAATCGATTCAG ACGGAGACGAGCCCATGTTAAGTGGTACAGGCGAGGTTTCTAAGGACTGTTCAGCAGACGAGTTGGCCAGCTGGGCTGAAGTTTTAGATAGCTGGCAGGTGAACGAACAACGTCCGAAACTTCTTATAAAACTCACGAAACAAGGGATTCCCGAGGCCTTGCGCGGTGAAGTTTGGCAACGTTTAAGTAACTGTGACAACTCGCAAGAGATGATGGATAAATATAGGATGTTGATTACAAAA GAAAGCAGTTGCGAGAGTGTGATTTTAAGGGACATCAACAGAACGTTTCCAGCCCACGATTTCTTTAAAGAAACAGGTGGCTTAGGGCAGGATTCTTTATACAGAATAAGTAAAGCGTATGCCGTTCATGACGAAGAGGTCGGATATTGCCAGGGCCTTAGTTTCTTAGTTGCTAGTCTGTTGCTGCAC aTGCCGGAAGAACAAGCGTTTTGCGTTCTGGTCAAACTAATGTACGATTACGGTCTTCGAGATTTATACAAGGATAGATTTGACAACCTTTACATGCGATTTTATCAGTTGAATCGCTTGATAGAA GATCAATTGCCAGAACTCTATAAGCATTTCTGTGATCGCGGCGTAGAGACGCACATGTTCGCCGCACAATGGTTTCTAACTCTATTTACCGCTAGATTTCCATTATATCTGGTCTTTCATATTTTGGACGTATTTCTCTTACAAGGACTCGACACATTATTCCAGGTTGCTCTCGCTTTGTTAATG TTGTGTAAAAAGGAACTATTACAGTTGGACTTCGAAAGTATATTGAAATACTTCCGAGTACACTTACCGAAACGTTGCCGAAACGAAGAGGTGGCACGCTATGTTATGAAGTTAGCTTGTTCAGTGACGTTAAAGAAGTTGAAGAAATACGAGGCAGAATTTATGACACTGAAAG AGGCGCAAGAAAATGCTGATGAATACAGTAACGAGGTGGAGCAGTTACGCGGTACAGTGGCTAGAAATGAGGAAGAGAAACAAAGATTGGAGGCAGAGCTATTGCAAATCAAAGAGATGTTACAACGCGAGGTAGCTCGGGCAGATGCTGAAAGCCGTAGAAGCAATGTCATCATAGCCGAATACAAGCAG ATCTGCCAGCGTTTGGAGGACGACTACAACGCTGCAAAGACAACGTTGAGCGAATTACGA GCGAAGGTATCAAAGTGCGAAAAATGTAGAACATGTATAATGGATTCGTCCAATATACTAGCAGACATCGCGCATCCTTTAGAAAATCGGATAGACCCCATGCTGCACAGAGTGCAGGAAAGAGTGCGCGAGCTGGAGTTGGAATTGGCACAGACCAAGTTGGCACACGTCGAAGCTGAATGCCGGAATCAG GATTTGACGCATCAATTACACGCGACTGCTTCCGAGCTGCAAGCCGCACGGAACAGTTGGCCATGGCTCAGTAAAACCTTGTCCAGCATAAAGGAAGCAGCTAACAAGAGGGAAGTTATGACTCCAACTGCGCTGAGAGATCTAAGACGCGACAGCGCACCTGGAGGCGATTTACACCACTTGATACATTCGCGAAGCCGCGAAACGCGCGACAGTCTCAAGGAAGTTGTGTGA